One genomic region from Vibrio sp. SCSIO 43137 encodes:
- a CDS encoding DUF3283 family protein yields MPVNLSLLPADEKNKIELDKQASFLVWKLKQAKIGPEEITAHTAKLTSDDERACFEQSIVKYKRVMGVH; encoded by the coding sequence ATGCCTGTAAATCTATCTCTGCTGCCAGCCGATGAGAAAAATAAGATTGAGCTGGATAAACAAGCCTCATTTTTAGTCTGGAAGCTTAAGCAAGCGAAAATAGGCCCGGAGGAAATAACCGCTCACACTGCTAAGCTAACAAGTGATGATGAAAGAGCGTGTTTTGAGCAATCCATCGTTAAATACAAGAGAGTAATGGGCGTTCATTAA
- a CDS encoding PA3496 family putative envelope integrity protein, whose product MSINSIDHDEMTNIASNWDFKDEDAKQSKKQVKSAEARRRIEAMREIRESGLTLEEAEELGLLH is encoded by the coding sequence ATGTCTATTAATTCAATTGATCACGATGAAATGACAAACATTGCATCTAATTGGGACTTCAAGGATGAAGACGCCAAGCAATCAAAAAAACAAGTAAAATCTGCTGAAGCTCGCCGTCGCATCGAAGCCATGCGCGAGATTCGCGAAAGCGGTTTAACTTTGGAAGAGGCCGAGGAGTTAGGCTTACTTCATTGA
- a CDS encoding sugar transferase yields the protein MSANTNKFNIISISKRGFDVMVSLILIILVTPFIPLIAAAIKFSSPGPVLYRQLRVGKSSPDQVVLFEIVKFRTMYQDAEQRSGAKWATENDPRITPVGLFMRKTRIDEIPQLINVLQGEMSLIGPRPERPGFYQKLENAIPFFADRTYGVLPGITGLAQVNQGYDTCIDDVRRKVAFDHRYALSFCSFFQWLKMDLTILFKTIAVVVNGRGQ from the coding sequence ATGTCTGCCAACACCAATAAATTTAATATTATCTCAATCAGCAAACGAGGCTTTGATGTCATGGTCTCCCTGATACTGATTATTCTGGTAACACCATTTATTCCACTGATTGCTGCCGCCATTAAGTTCTCCTCCCCCGGACCGGTTCTCTACCGCCAGCTCAGAGTGGGAAAAAGCAGCCCGGATCAGGTGGTTCTGTTTGAAATTGTTAAATTCAGAACCATGTATCAGGACGCAGAACAGAGATCCGGGGCAAAATGGGCAACGGAGAACGACCCGAGGATCACACCTGTAGGGCTGTTTATGCGCAAAACCCGTATCGATGAGATCCCTCAGTTGATCAATGTTCTTCAGGGTGAAATGTCCCTGATTGGCCCACGCCCGGAAAGACCCGGTTTTTACCAGAAACTGGAAAATGCCATCCCCTTCTTCGCAGACAGAACCTATGGTGTTCTGCCCGGCATTACCGGTCTGGCTCAGGTCAATCAGGGCTACGACACCTGTATTGATGATGTACGAAGAAAGGTCGCTTTTGACCATAGATACGCCCTGTCATTCTGCTCATTTTTCCAGTGGCTGAAGATGGATCTGACCATCTTGTTTAAAACCATTGCGGTTGTCGTCAACGGACGCGGGCAGTGA
- a CDS encoding LruC domain-containing protein, whose product MRPLLLFTALLVNSAGAMATPFDTCPSKAYLFQSQPVQVYGVNLVTGSTALLQGDTGTTGNVNGVGFDFDSRYIFGYNTTDKTIVRMGKDFQVEVLSVSGLPTDHTFYVGDVFNKYYYLYRTGKGLFRIDLTPLDTDPDATLIVEQLSTTATVRLTDFAFHPVNSKLYGIDNNSGWLYEFDPQTGAETLIGDTGELGTFGAGYFDVNGYYYVSRNQDGQIYRIDLSDESQINSGVVPAVKFADGPSSNQNDGARCANAPVVDEDSNIDFGDAPDSYSTTLASNGPRHELDQLTWLGDSAPDGEQDGLVAPLSDDTVGIDDDNGVEFITTLQTGLDAMIQVNASTQGYLSSWFDWNQDGDFLDEGEQLHQDLQLSEGNNNLIFTVPLNAVQGSSWSRFRFSQQTGLAATGGATSGEVEDHQIFVTAEGITVRHYPNESGYATVAFEDNWPHKADYDMNDVVIHYRVTEILKDNLVQKSFIRGRLAAYGADYHSGFAIRLAGLSQSDIDTSLTRQFHNDQLQADSGLEMDSAEAIFRISDDLSHKKGTECRFFRTLSDCKENESFMFELHVSLNSGADSSGLMAMPYDPFVFATPYYYHGEELPLHPGRTLEIHLADQAPTEKFNRDELWNLGVDASDESTDTYFKTANNLPWALLVPYEWQWPIERKELTLAYPMFAEFAESAGESAKQWYLPENAVAGNIYQP is encoded by the coding sequence ATGAGACCACTACTTCTGTTTACTGCTCTGCTTGTCAATTCAGCCGGCGCTATGGCGACTCCTTTTGACACCTGCCCGAGTAAAGCCTACCTGTTTCAGTCCCAGCCGGTTCAGGTGTACGGAGTAAACCTTGTAACGGGTTCTACTGCTTTGTTGCAAGGAGATACAGGAACCACGGGAAATGTTAATGGTGTCGGTTTTGACTTCGACAGCCGCTATATTTTTGGTTACAACACAACGGATAAAACCATTGTCAGAATGGGCAAGGATTTTCAGGTTGAAGTTCTCTCCGTCAGTGGCCTGCCTACGGATCACACCTTCTATGTCGGTGATGTGTTTAACAAGTATTACTACCTGTACCGTACCGGAAAAGGTCTGTTTCGCATCGACCTTACACCGCTAGACACCGACCCGGATGCCACCCTGATAGTTGAACAGCTTTCCACTACTGCCACTGTCAGGCTGACAGACTTTGCTTTTCATCCGGTAAACTCAAAGTTGTACGGTATCGATAATAATTCCGGCTGGTTATATGAGTTTGATCCACAAACAGGCGCTGAAACTCTGATAGGTGATACTGGCGAATTGGGCACTTTTGGTGCCGGCTACTTTGATGTTAATGGCTACTACTATGTGTCCAGAAATCAGGATGGACAAATTTACCGTATTGACCTTTCTGACGAGAGCCAGATCAACAGCGGTGTGGTTCCTGCGGTTAAGTTTGCTGACGGACCAAGCTCAAATCAAAATGATGGTGCTCGATGCGCCAACGCACCCGTAGTAGATGAAGACTCAAATATCGACTTCGGTGACGCTCCGGATAGTTACTCAACCACTCTTGCCAGCAATGGTCCGCGTCACGAACTGGATCAGCTTACCTGGCTGGGCGACAGTGCCCCCGACGGAGAACAAGATGGTTTAGTCGCCCCCCTGAGTGACGATACAGTAGGAATCGATGACGATAACGGCGTCGAGTTTATTACCACATTGCAAACCGGCTTAGATGCCATGATACAAGTTAATGCTTCCACTCAAGGTTACCTGAGCAGCTGGTTTGACTGGAATCAGGACGGCGATTTTCTGGATGAAGGCGAACAACTCCATCAGGATCTGCAGCTTAGCGAAGGTAACAACAACCTTATTTTCACCGTTCCTCTCAACGCCGTGCAGGGCAGCAGTTGGAGCCGCTTCCGCTTCAGTCAGCAAACCGGGCTGGCAGCCACCGGCGGGGCAACCTCAGGTGAAGTAGAAGACCACCAGATATTTGTTACCGCTGAAGGAATTACTGTCAGGCACTACCCGAATGAATCCGGATACGCCACGGTAGCCTTTGAGGATAACTGGCCCCATAAAGCCGACTACGATATGAATGATGTGGTTATTCACTACCGGGTAACGGAAATCCTGAAAGACAATCTGGTACAGAAATCCTTTATCCGCGGCCGCCTTGCAGCTTATGGTGCCGACTACCACAGCGGCTTTGCTATTCGTCTTGCCGGCTTGTCTCAGTCGGATATAGATACCAGCCTGACCCGCCAGTTTCACAATGATCAGTTGCAGGCAGACAGCGGGCTGGAGATGGATTCCGCAGAAGCGATATTCCGCATATCTGACGATTTAAGCCATAAAAAAGGCACAGAATGCCGCTTCTTCCGCACCCTGTCTGACTGTAAAGAAAATGAATCTTTTATGTTTGAATTGCATGTTTCCCTGAACAGTGGAGCCGACAGTTCCGGATTAATGGCCATGCCTTACGATCCGTTTGTGTTTGCCACCCCTTATTACTACCACGGGGAAGAGTTACCACTTCATCCCGGCAGAACACTGGAGATCCACCTGGCTGATCAGGCGCCAACTGAGAAATTTAACCGCGATGAACTATGGAACCTCGGCGTCGACGCCAGTGATGAGTCAACAGACACCTACTTTAAGACCGCGAATAATCTGCCGTGGGCTCTGCTGGTTCCTTACGAATGGCAGTGGCCGATAGAACGCAAAGAGCTGACACTGGCCTACCCAATGTTTGCTGAGTTTGCCGAGAGTGCCGGAGAATCAGCCAAACAGTGGTACCTGCCTGAAAATGCTGTTGCTGGCAATATCTATCAACCTTAA
- a CDS encoding putative bifunctional diguanylate cyclase/phosphodiesterase: protein MSNHDETLKQDERRFIQLLESLPKVAVQGYDVNRRVIYWNEASTALYGFCKQEALGMRLEELIIPDEMREAVVDLHTDWVRNGNAIPAAELQLKHKHGHLVPVFSMHIMLKEWTDSPEMFCIDIDMTEQHKALAELERLAISDTLTQLPNRRFLESELEKRLVEAERFRQKVAILFIDLDMFKEVNDTMGHVCGDQLLMQVAERLKSKVRKYDTLSRFGGDEFVLVLPHIAEKSDIEGAASKLLNQFEQSFLISEQNIYSSASIGISVYPDDGESVEVLLQHADTAMYQAKNRGRNRYVFFDKTMNDIMLFERKVANQLKQSLSANEFELVYQPKLSLTDQSVVGCEALIRWTNPPTEASRSPAVFIPIAERSDLIIHIGNWVLREACRQLSEWRCNGHSDIKIDINVSGKQLENKSFFSVLNKTLNEYHLSPRDIGIEITEHTLIEATEELLINLRRLREFGTEISIDDFGTGYSSLSYLTMFPASHLKIDRSFISGPANSRENRIILKAITEVGHQLGFSIVAEGIETEEQAEFCRKLCCDVAQGYWFFRPLSAEKMLNLLEQG from the coding sequence TTGTCAAATCACGATGAAACACTTAAACAAGATGAACGTCGTTTTATCCAGTTGCTGGAGAGCCTGCCTAAGGTTGCTGTGCAGGGATATGATGTCAATCGTAGGGTGATCTATTGGAATGAAGCAAGTACAGCGCTTTATGGCTTTTGTAAGCAGGAAGCTCTGGGTATGCGCCTTGAAGAGCTGATCATTCCCGATGAGATGCGTGAGGCGGTTGTTGATCTGCACACCGATTGGGTAAGAAACGGCAACGCTATCCCGGCAGCCGAGCTCCAGCTTAAGCACAAACATGGTCATTTAGTTCCGGTATTTTCAATGCACATTATGCTGAAGGAGTGGACCGACTCTCCTGAGATGTTTTGCATTGATATCGATATGACTGAGCAGCACAAAGCGCTGGCTGAGCTGGAGAGGCTGGCGATTTCAGATACATTAACTCAATTGCCTAACCGACGCTTTCTTGAGAGTGAATTGGAAAAGCGGCTGGTAGAAGCTGAACGATTCAGACAGAAAGTAGCCATCCTGTTTATTGATCTGGATATGTTTAAAGAGGTTAATGACACCATGGGCCATGTCTGTGGTGATCAGCTTCTGATGCAGGTTGCGGAAAGGCTGAAAAGTAAGGTGAGAAAGTACGACACTTTATCCCGTTTTGGCGGGGACGAGTTTGTACTGGTATTGCCTCATATTGCTGAAAAGTCTGATATCGAAGGAGCGGCGTCGAAACTACTCAATCAATTTGAACAGAGTTTTTTGATCTCTGAGCAAAATATTTACAGCTCTGCCAGTATCGGGATCAGTGTCTATCCTGACGATGGTGAAAGTGTGGAGGTTCTGCTTCAGCACGCAGATACCGCTATGTATCAGGCGAAAAATCGTGGCCGCAATCGTTATGTGTTTTTTGATAAAACCATGAACGATATTATGCTGTTTGAGAGAAAAGTGGCCAATCAGCTTAAGCAGTCGCTGAGTGCTAATGAGTTTGAACTGGTTTATCAGCCTAAATTAAGTTTAACCGACCAATCTGTTGTCGGTTGTGAAGCCCTGATCCGCTGGACAAATCCTCCTACAGAGGCGAGCCGTTCGCCGGCGGTATTTATCCCTATTGCAGAGCGTTCAGACTTGATTATTCATATTGGCAACTGGGTCCTGCGCGAAGCGTGCCGGCAGCTTTCTGAGTGGCGCTGCAACGGCCACTCGGATATAAAAATTGATATTAATGTTTCCGGAAAGCAACTTGAGAACAAATCCTTTTTTAGTGTGCTGAACAAAACACTCAATGAGTATCATCTCTCCCCGCGAGACATAGGTATTGAGATCACCGAGCACACCCTGATTGAAGCGACAGAAGAGCTACTGATCAACCTTCGCCGGTTAAGGGAGTTTGGTACAGAGATATCCATTGACGATTTTGGTACCGGTTACTCTTCCTTAAGTTATCTGACTATGTTCCCTGCTAGTCATCTGAAAATTGATCGCTCCTTTATCTCCGGTCCGGCCAATAGTCGTGAAAACAGAATTATATTGAAAGCCATTACCGAAGTGGGGCACCAGCTTGGTTTTTCTATTGTGGCTGAAGGGATAGAGACTGAAGAGCAGGCGGAGTTTTGTCGTAAACTCTGCTGTGATGTCGCTCAGGGCTACTGGTTCTTCCGGCCGCTGAGCGCGGAAAAAATGCTTAACTTACTGGAGCAAGGCTGA
- a CDS encoding NAD(P)-dependent oxidoreductase encodes MKVSFIGLGVMGYPMAGHVKQAGFDVTVYNRNTEKAKQWVAQYGGEYRDTVAECVAEADVVLTCVGNDNDVRSVTSSETGAIAAMKQGAILVDHTTTSALLAEELAQACSAAGVRFMDAPVSGGQSGAENGILTIMCGGSEDDFAELDSLFDAYGKSSVLMGATGQGQRAKMVNQICVAGALTGLSEGLILAEKAGFDVPTLINCLKNGAAGSWQMENRAETMAQDKFDFGFAIDWMIKDLGFCIEEAKSQGISLPFTEKANQQYKDLSEQGLGRMDTSVIIKAIRNETES; translated from the coding sequence ATGAAAGTCAGTTTTATTGGTTTAGGTGTGATGGGATACCCTATGGCCGGTCATGTTAAACAAGCAGGGTTTGATGTAACGGTTTATAACCGTAATACAGAAAAAGCAAAGCAATGGGTAGCGCAGTATGGTGGCGAGTACCGTGACACAGTAGCTGAATGCGTCGCTGAGGCCGATGTTGTACTAACCTGTGTCGGTAATGACAATGATGTACGCTCAGTGACCTCCAGTGAAACCGGCGCCATTGCCGCGATGAAACAGGGGGCTATTCTGGTCGATCACACCACCACCTCTGCATTACTTGCTGAAGAGCTGGCACAGGCTTGCTCTGCAGCCGGAGTGCGTTTTATGGATGCACCTGTCTCTGGTGGTCAGAGTGGGGCTGAAAACGGCATTTTGACCATTATGTGTGGCGGAAGTGAAGATGACTTTGCAGAGCTGGACAGTCTCTTTGATGCTTATGGTAAATCTTCTGTTCTGATGGGAGCAACAGGGCAGGGACAGCGCGCCAAAATGGTGAATCAGATTTGTGTAGCCGGTGCACTGACCGGGCTATCTGAAGGGCTTATTCTCGCGGAAAAAGCCGGCTTTGACGTTCCAACCCTGATTAACTGTCTGAAGAATGGCGCAGCCGGTTCATGGCAGATGGAAAACCGGGCTGAAACCATGGCTCAGGACAAGTTCGATTTTGGCTTTGCCATTGACTGGATGATCAAAGATCTTGGCTTCTGTATTGAAGAGGCAAAAAGTCAGGGTATCAGCCTGCCTTTCACCGAAAAAGCTAATCAGCAGTATAAAGATCTTTCTGAACAAGGTCTCGGCCGTATGGATACTTCTGTGATTATTAAGGCTATTCGTAACGAGACTGAATCCTGA
- a CDS encoding DUF5329 domain-containing protein → MRTIVLVGMLLFSFTATAEQLTSEKVTESEIAALLQQLNHSDCQFIRSGKKYSGAEAKKHLSGKYDYARDKIKSAESFIENIASESYFTGKAYLVECSGEGLVESRIWLTEKLTSYRNKSAEQK, encoded by the coding sequence ATGAGAACGATAGTACTAGTAGGTATGTTACTTTTTTCATTTACTGCGACGGCCGAGCAGTTAACCTCAGAAAAAGTAACAGAGTCAGAAATAGCAGCGCTACTGCAGCAGTTAAACCACTCCGATTGTCAGTTTATCCGCAGTGGTAAAAAGTACAGTGGTGCTGAAGCGAAAAAGCATTTGTCCGGTAAGTATGACTACGCCAGAGATAAGATTAAATCTGCTGAGTCATTTATCGAAAATATCGCCTCTGAGAGCTATTTTACCGGCAAAGCCTATCTGGTTGAGTGCTCCGGAGAAGGGCTGGTCGAATCAAGAATCTGGTTGACAGAAAAGCTAACCAGCTATAGAAACAAATCAGCAGAACAGAAATAA
- a CDS encoding YebC/PmpR family DNA-binding transcriptional regulator: protein MGRSFEVRKASMAKTQGAKIKVYSKYGKEIYMCAKNGGADPEMNLSLKHLIAKAKKDQVPAHVIDKALDKASGGGGEDYQPARYEGFAPGGASVIVDCLTDNGNRTFQDVRQCFVKTGAKIGSPGTTAHMFDHQAVFQFKGEDEEAVLEALMMQDVDVTDIELEDGVITVFAPHTEFFKAKTAINEEFPDITLDVEEITFVPQTNTPVTGEDAEKFQKFLDLLDECDDVQQVYHNAELS, encoded by the coding sequence ATGGGAAGAAGTTTTGAAGTGCGCAAAGCCTCAATGGCGAAAACACAAGGCGCAAAAATTAAAGTCTATTCCAAATACGGTAAAGAAATTTACATGTGCGCCAAAAACGGCGGCGCGGATCCGGAAATGAACCTTTCCCTTAAGCATTTGATTGCTAAAGCTAAAAAAGATCAGGTTCCTGCTCATGTTATCGATAAAGCACTGGACAAAGCCAGTGGCGGCGGTGGTGAAGATTACCAACCGGCCCGCTATGAAGGTTTCGCCCCGGGTGGTGCTAGTGTGATTGTTGACTGCCTGACAGATAACGGTAACCGTACTTTTCAGGATGTTCGTCAATGCTTTGTGAAGACTGGCGCTAAGATTGGCAGCCCGGGCACAACAGCGCATATGTTTGATCATCAGGCGGTTTTCCAGTTTAAAGGCGAAGACGAAGAAGCCGTATTAGAAGCTCTGATGATGCAGGACGTTGATGTTACTGATATCGAGCTTGAAGATGGTGTGATTACCGTATTTGCTCCTCATACTGAGTTCTTTAAGGCTAAAACTGCCATTAATGAAGAGTTTCCTGACATCACACTGGATGTAGAAGAGATCACCTTTGTTCCTCAGACCAATACACCGGTAACGGGTGAAGATGCTGAGAAGTTCCAGAAGTTCTTAGATCTGCTTGATGAGTGTGATGATGTTCAGCAGGTGTATCATAACGCTGAATTGTCATAA
- a CDS encoding glycosyltransferase, translating to MSSRKRNILLVHYGDNWIRGSEQTLLSLVDNLDRCRFTPFVWSNNPRLHQQLQQRNVGSFLSPFKVLLGWQKPRFAIFSWLQQCLQAYRLIKENNIDLVHVNGGAPCQWMWLVCRLCGIPMLLHLHSDYPLRDRLTLGFGLATQVVTVSNAISHSLLKDGYPQQRQKTIYNGFSGQQDQQPVFDVKKHLGLDSSTFLLVSCGSLIQRKGMDLLIRAMASVRKHDQGVHLLIIGGGPEYHSLLTLARQLDITDHIHFSGEQSNVPRWMAGCDAFVSGASSEAFGLVIGEATLAGLAVIAPATGGIPELVQHNVSALLYTKGSQAQLAQHIVSLRGETDVARRLTTNARQRITTKFTVQHYISAFQSEYQRLLCTPVSPPSIGSFIATALRTTLAHITDPLSNHLNFRLNLIMKNSQKRF from the coding sequence ATGAGCAGCCGTAAACGTAACATCCTGTTGGTTCACTATGGTGACAACTGGATAAGAGGCAGCGAGCAGACCCTACTCAGTCTGGTAGACAATCTGGATCGCTGCCGCTTCACCCCTTTTGTCTGGAGCAACAATCCACGGCTTCATCAGCAATTGCAGCAGCGTAATGTTGGTAGTTTTCTCAGCCCGTTTAAAGTCTTACTGGGCTGGCAGAAGCCACGCTTTGCTATCTTCAGTTGGTTGCAACAATGCCTACAGGCTTATCGTCTGATAAAGGAAAATAACATTGATCTGGTTCATGTGAACGGTGGTGCCCCCTGCCAGTGGATGTGGCTGGTATGCCGCTTATGTGGTATCCCTATGTTGCTTCATCTGCATTCTGATTACCCGTTACGGGATCGGTTAACACTTGGGTTCGGCCTTGCCACACAGGTAGTCACTGTCAGCAATGCCATCAGCCACTCGCTGCTGAAAGACGGTTACCCGCAGCAACGACAGAAAACCATCTACAACGGCTTTAGCGGACAGCAAGACCAACAGCCTGTGTTCGATGTCAAAAAACACCTCGGGCTGGATAGCAGTACTTTTTTACTGGTCAGTTGTGGCTCTTTAATCCAACGAAAAGGAATGGATCTGCTGATACGTGCTATGGCATCAGTACGGAAGCATGATCAAGGTGTTCATCTTCTGATCATCGGCGGAGGTCCTGAATATCATTCACTACTCACCCTTGCCCGTCAGTTAGATATAACTGACCATATCCACTTTAGCGGTGAACAGAGCAACGTACCCCGCTGGATGGCAGGCTGTGATGCCTTTGTCAGCGGAGCCAGTAGTGAAGCTTTTGGTCTGGTAATCGGCGAGGCCACACTGGCCGGGCTTGCGGTTATCGCCCCCGCAACAGGCGGCATTCCCGAGCTTGTTCAACATAACGTCTCAGCGTTGCTTTATACCAAAGGTAGCCAAGCTCAACTGGCACAGCATATTGTTTCCCTGCGGGGAGAGACAGATGTTGCCCGCAGATTGACAACAAATGCCCGGCAGCGAATTACAACTAAATTTACTGTTCAGCATTATATCAGCGCATTTCAGTCTGAGTACCAGCGCCTGCTTTGCACGCCTGTCAGCCCTCCTTCCATTGGCAGTTTTATCGCCACAGCACTGCGCACTACTCTTGCTCATATCACCGACCCCCTGAGCAATCATCTGAATTTCAGATTGAATCTCATAATGAAAAACAGCCAAAAACGATTTTAA